Proteins from one Telopea speciosissima isolate NSW1024214 ecotype Mountain lineage chromosome 1, Tspe_v1, whole genome shotgun sequence genomic window:
- the LOC122639932 gene encoding uncharacterized protein At1g03900-like translates to MSFEEEEAFEHTLLVVREVSVFKIPPRSTSGGYKCGEWLQSDKIWSGRLRVVSCKERCEIRLEDPNSGDLFAACFVLPGQRENSVETVLDSSRYFVLKIEDGRGKHAFIGLGFNERNEAFDFNVALSDHEKYVKREHEKESGEASNDNHIDIHPAVNHRLKKGETIRINVKNKPTGGAGMLSSAWLSGGVSGTGNPKTLVLSPPPSGAGKIRTPLPPPPNDPAVARMAAGHHGVGLKGSKENVRRANDPLSDFSQLERTLPSTTGSGSTKTTAAGWAAF, encoded by the exons ATGTCATTTGAGGAAGAGGAGGCTTTTGAGCATACGCTTTTGGTTGTTCGTGAAGTATCTGTGTTCAAAATCCCACCTCGGAGCACAAGCGGTGGCTATAAATGTGGGGAGTGGCTACAATCTGATAAGATCTGGTCGGGGCGTCTGCGTGTGGTTTCGTGTAAAGAACGTTGTGAGATCCGGCTTGAGGATCCCAACTCAGGTGATCTCTTTGCCGCCTGCTTTGTCCTCCCTGGGCAGAGGGAGAACTCCGTTGAAACCGTCCTCGATTCGTCCCGTTACTTTGTGCTCAAGATAGAGGATGGGAGGGGCAAGCACGCCTTTATTGGGTTGGGATTTAATGAGAGGAATGAGGCATTTGATTTCAACGTTGCGCTCTCAGATCATGAGAAGTATGTAAAGAGGGAGCATGAGAAGGAGTCGGGAGAAGCGAGCAATGACAATCATATCGATATTCATCCTGCAGTCAATCACAGATTGAAG AAAGGTGAGACCATCCGGATAAATGTAAAGAACAAACCAACTGGCGGAGCTGGAATGCTTTCATCTGCTTGGTTGTCTGGTGGTGTTTCAGGGACTGGGAATCCTAAAACTCTGGTTCTTTCTCCACCACCTAGTGGGGCTGGAAAAATCCGAACccctcttccaccaccacccaatGATCCTGCTGTTGCTCGGATGGCTGCTGGCCATCATGGTGTTGGACTCAAGGGTTCCAAAGAAAACGTGAGGCGTGCAAATGATCCTTTGTCAGATTTCTCTCAACTTGAG AGAACTCTTCCTTCAACTACCGGATCAGGATCAACAAAGACAACTGCAGCAGGATGGGCAGCATTTTAA